A stretch of the uncultured Desulfobacter sp. genome encodes the following:
- a CDS encoding ABC transporter ATP-binding protein: MNMVEVKDVSKTYTQGNVQIHALAHVSLNVQKGEFCALAGPSGSGKTTLLNLMGGLDNPTHGEIILDGETLTGLSQSRLAQMRLNKIGFVFQAYNIIPVLSARENVEYVMLMQGVPAKQRKQRASAVLDDVGLSGMHDRRPAELSGGQQQRVAVARALVSNPAIILADEPTANLDSQTGQGLLEMMARMNEQRKATFIFSTHDQMVMGFSRRIIRLKDGVVVDDDHTK; the protein is encoded by the coding sequence ATGAATATGGTTGAAGTCAAAGATGTCAGCAAAACCTACACACAGGGCAATGTACAAATCCATGCCCTGGCCCACGTATCCCTTAATGTTCAAAAAGGGGAATTCTGTGCGCTTGCAGGGCCGTCAGGGTCGGGTAAAACCACACTGCTTAATCTGATGGGCGGACTGGACAACCCGACCCATGGGGAAATAATTCTGGATGGAGAAACACTCACCGGACTGTCCCAGTCAAGACTTGCCCAGATGCGCCTGAACAAAATCGGTTTTGTATTCCAGGCCTACAACATCATACCGGTGCTGTCGGCCCGGGAAAACGTGGAATATGTAATGCTCATGCAGGGTGTGCCGGCAAAGCAAAGAAAACAAAGGGCCAGCGCTGTTCTGGATGATGTGGGCCTTTCCGGCATGCACGACCGACGGCCGGCCGAACTATCCGGAGGCCAGCAGCAGCGGGTGGCCGTTGCAAGGGCTCTTGTATCCAACCCGGCCATTATTCTTGCAGACGAACCCACGGCCAACCTGGATTCCCAGACCGGCCAAGGGCTTTTGGAAATGATGGCCCGAATGAATGAACAGCGAAAAGCCACGTTTATCTTCTCTACCCATGACCAAATGGTAATGGGCTTTTCCCGAAGAATCATCCGGCTCAAGGACGGGGTTGTAGTTGATGATGATCACACCAAGTAA
- a CDS encoding response regulator, with translation MADTKNGLFLCVDDEQIVLHSLRDQLYKHYGKQYLIEIAESAEEGLEILDEFSSDGYTPLIIISDWLMPGMKGDEFFIQVHRRFPNVIKVMLSGQVDPTSVQRARDEADMFEMISKPWDSKELIRYIDQGLAQFKRTVSGE, from the coding sequence ATGGCTGATACGAAAAATGGCCTCTTTTTGTGTGTTGACGACGAACAGATTGTTTTGCATTCATTACGAGATCAACTTTATAAGCACTATGGTAAACAATATTTAATCGAAATTGCCGAAAGTGCCGAAGAAGGCCTGGAAATTTTAGATGAGTTCTCCTCGGACGGATATACCCCTTTAATTATTATTTCCGACTGGCTGATGCCTGGAATGAAGGGGGATGAATTTTTTATTCAGGTTCACCGCAGGTTTCCCAATGTCATCAAAGTAATGCTGTCCGGACAGGTTGATCCCACGTCAGTACAGAGAGCCCGGGATGAAGCGGATATGTTTGAGATGATCAGCAAACCCTGGGATTCAAAGGAATTGATTCGTTACATTGATCAAGGACTTGCACAGTTTAAGCGTACCGTATCAGGTGAATAA
- a CDS encoding ATP-binding protein: MPKRSFSIRTKLIAIFVLIKVFPLVALAWFSWHVISDLADTLKKQTEQVAQDSNALVGGIANIATSDSIKALDDRSREAIERLTTDTARHVAKFLYDRDVDIRLAAQIIPGKRAYQNFLSSRTRKVVMDDGKWKMNEDGTRWIPADPAPVQHKEVTARIEDNRNQFHYRPPEATGVVESRPLYLEMTYVDLSGMEKFKVSDSRLLPDTPLDVSKKENTFCKAETYFEALKTLKPGQIYVSDVIGAYVKGFLPGGVYSKARAERAGIVFQPENSGYAGLENPLGIRFKGLVRWATPVVVKGKITGFVTLALDHTHIMEFTDHVIPTDDRYCITSNAGSGNYAFMWDYKGRNISHPRDYFIVGYDPETGEQAVPWLEESLYDKWLSCNCSMSEFEIQVPWFDAQALKKKPAGELTQQGYLGLDGRFLNFAPQCTGWHTLTQHGGSGSFLIFWSKLWKLTTAAAIPYYTGHYGNHPRGFGYVTIGANVDEFHKPAVQTAAIIKSTRKNFEANLTRQKEYNLAYLRRSLQNAALKMSVSTGMMIVLVILIALWMAAALTGKITKMIRGINHFQKRDMDFRLEETSNDEIGQLTCSFNEMADSIQDYLTVVEDAKRNTELANVRLKQEITERKAAQVELSLHRDQLEDMVKKRTAQLEAQILERERAEQELMQAEKMAALGQLIAGIAHEINTPMGAIKSSGSNILDFLEKLQKDIPDLIEKLDDRHLPLFFGLLNHSPQKVVLRTSREEREMIRALNDNLSGAGIEGGRQMAFFLVQMNVHDQWEVFKPLLFHPESEFILEAAYSLHSITSNTKNINQAVDRVSKIIYALKSYIRQSNTNEKIETDIVDSIETVLIIYHNQIKQNTELIRDYDAVEPILAYPDELSQVWTNLIYNALQAMDYKGVLTIRVKNLENHVQICVADTGCGIPDENKQKIFQPFFTTKKRGEGSGLGLDIVAKIIKKHDGRIDIESEVGKGTTFTILLPRNKD; the protein is encoded by the coding sequence ATGCCCAAACGATCGTTTAGTATCCGCACCAAGCTCATAGCTATTTTTGTTCTGATAAAAGTTTTTCCTTTGGTGGCTTTGGCCTGGTTCTCCTGGCATGTTATTTCAGATTTGGCAGATACATTAAAAAAACAGACCGAGCAGGTGGCCCAGGATTCCAATGCGCTTGTTGGGGGGATTGCGAATATAGCGACAAGCGATTCCATTAAAGCATTGGATGACCGTTCCCGGGAAGCCATTGAACGACTGACCACAGATACGGCACGGCATGTGGCCAAATTTTTATACGACCGTGATGTGGATATCCGTTTAGCCGCTCAAATTATACCGGGGAAAAGGGCATACCAGAATTTTTTATCCAGCCGGACCCGCAAGGTGGTCATGGATGACGGCAAATGGAAAATGAATGAAGACGGTACCCGATGGATTCCTGCAGACCCGGCCCCTGTGCAGCACAAAGAGGTGACGGCAAGGATAGAAGATAACCGCAATCAGTTTCATTATCGTCCACCGGAAGCCACAGGCGTGGTTGAGTCTCGCCCTCTGTATCTTGAAATGACATATGTGGATCTGTCGGGCATGGAAAAATTTAAGGTTTCCGACAGCCGCCTTTTACCTGACACGCCGTTGGATGTGTCAAAAAAGGAAAACACCTTTTGCAAAGCGGAAACCTATTTTGAAGCCTTAAAAACACTTAAGCCCGGTCAAATTTATGTCTCCGACGTCATTGGCGCTTATGTGAAAGGCTTTTTACCCGGTGGCGTTTACAGCAAAGCCCGGGCTGAAAGGGCAGGTATCGTGTTCCAACCGGAAAATTCCGGGTATGCCGGGCTTGAGAATCCCTTGGGGATTCGTTTTAAAGGTCTGGTACGATGGGCCACCCCGGTTGTGGTTAAGGGCAAAATAACAGGCTTTGTCACCTTGGCCTTGGATCATACCCATATCATGGAGTTTACTGATCATGTTATCCCTACCGATGACCGTTATTGCATTACGTCCAATGCAGGCTCCGGCAATTACGCGTTTATGTGGGATTATAAGGGGCGAAATATTTCCCATCCCAGAGACTATTTTATTGTGGGATATGATCCTGAAACCGGGGAACAGGCCGTCCCATGGCTGGAAGAATCGCTCTATGATAAGTGGCTTTCATGCAATTGCTCCATGTCGGAATTTGAAATCCAGGTGCCCTGGTTTGATGCTCAGGCTCTAAAGAAAAAACCTGCCGGCGAACTGACACAGCAAGGTTATTTGGGACTGGATGGGCGATTTCTCAATTTCGCACCCCAGTGTACGGGTTGGCATACCCTAACCCAGCATGGAGGATCCGGATCATTTTTAATTTTTTGGAGTAAATTGTGGAAATTGACCACGGCAGCAGCCATTCCTTATTATACCGGCCATTACGGGAATCACCCCAGGGGATTTGGGTATGTCACCATTGGGGCCAATGTGGATGAATTTCATAAACCTGCGGTGCAGACAGCAGCCATAATTAAGTCCACTCGAAAAAATTTTGAAGCAAACCTTACAAGGCAAAAAGAATACAACCTGGCCTATCTTCGCCGCAGTCTTCAAAATGCTGCCCTTAAAATGAGTGTATCCACCGGAATGATGATCGTATTGGTCATTTTGATAGCCCTGTGGATGGCTGCAGCCTTGACCGGTAAGATCACTAAGATGATTCGCGGCATCAATCATTTTCAGAAAAGGGATATGGATTTTCGCCTTGAAGAGACATCCAATGATGAGATTGGTCAACTGACCTGTTCCTTTAACGAAATGGCAGACAGTATTCAAGATTACCTGACGGTCGTGGAGGATGCAAAAAGAAATACCGAACTTGCCAATGTGCGTCTAAAACAGGAGATTACTGAGCGAAAAGCGGCCCAGGTTGAATTATCCTTGCATCGGGATCAGCTTGAGGATATGGTTAAAAAAAGAACGGCGCAGCTTGAGGCTCAGATCCTTGAACGTGAACGGGCAGAACAAGAGTTGATGCAAGCTGAGAAAATGGCGGCTTTAGGTCAACTTATTGCCGGTATTGCCCATGAGATAAACACCCCCATGGGGGCCATTAAATCCTCAGGCAGCAATATTTTAGATTTTCTTGAAAAATTACAAAAAGATATACCGGACTTGATTGAAAAATTGGACGATCGGCATCTCCCGCTTTTTTTCGGTCTGTTAAATCACTCCCCCCAAAAGGTCGTGTTAAGAACCAGTCGTGAGGAACGAGAAATGATTCGAGCACTTAATGACAATCTCAGTGGGGCCGGTATTGAAGGCGGTCGGCAAATGGCCTTTTTTCTGGTTCAGATGAATGTGCATGACCAGTGGGAAGTATTTAAACCGCTATTATTTCACCCGGAATCTGAATTTATCCTTGAGGCCGCGTACAGTCTTCATTCCATTACCAGTAACACTAAAAATATTAATCAGGCTGTGGACCGGGTCAGTAAAATTATTTATGCTTTAAAATCGTATATCCGCCAGAGTAATACCAATGAAAAGATAGAGACGGATATTGTTGACAGCATTGAAACCGTGTTGATCATTTACCATAATCAGATTAAACAAAATACCGAACTGATCCGGGATTATGACGCGGTGGAACCCATACTCGCGTATCCGGATGAACTCAGTCAGGTTTGGACAAATTTGATATATAATGCCTTGCAGGCCATGGATTATAAGGGCGTTTTAACCATCCGGGTGAAAAATTTGGAAAACCATGTGCAAATTTGTGTTGCAGATACCGGCTGCGGCATCCCGGACGAAAACAAACAAAAGATTTTTCAACCCTTTTTCACCACCAAGAAACGAGGTGAAGGCAGTGGGCTAGGCCTCGATATTGTCGCTAAAATTATCAAAAAACATGATGGTCGGATTGACATAGAATCTGAAGTCGGCAAGGGAACGACCTTTACCATCTTACTTCCACGAAATAAGGATTAA